In the genome of Streptomyces sp. NBC_00190, one region contains:
- the dhaL gene encoding dihydroxyacetone kinase subunit DhaL, protein MRDADFFRRWMAAAAAAVEQEADRLTELDSPIGDADHGSNMLRGFIAVRAALDAEAPATPGAVLQLAGRTLISTVGGASGPLYGTLLRRTGKELGEAAEVSDDELCKALYAGVGAVALLGGAAPGDKTMLDALVPGVAALNTSYRAAGDAADNGAQATVPMLARKGRASYLGERSIGHQDPGATSSALLLGALADVADASGGQR, encoded by the coding sequence GTGCGTGACGCAGACTTCTTCCGGCGCTGGATGGCGGCCGCCGCGGCGGCGGTCGAGCAGGAGGCGGACCGGCTGACCGAGCTCGACTCGCCCATCGGCGACGCCGACCACGGGAGCAACATGCTGCGGGGCTTCATCGCCGTACGGGCGGCCCTGGACGCGGAGGCTCCGGCGACGCCGGGGGCGGTGCTGCAGCTCGCCGGGCGGACCCTGATCTCGACCGTCGGCGGCGCCTCGGGACCGCTGTACGGGACGCTGCTGCGGCGCACCGGCAAGGAGCTCGGGGAGGCCGCCGAGGTCTCCGACGACGAGCTGTGCAAGGCCTTGTACGCGGGCGTGGGCGCGGTGGCCCTGCTCGGCGGGGCGGCGCCCGGCGACAAGACGATGCTGGACGCCCTGGTGCCGGGGGTCGCCGCGCTGAACACCTCGTACCGGGCGGCCGGGGACGCGGCCGACAACGGGGCGCAGGCGACGGTACCGATGCTGGCGCGCAAGGGCCGGGCCAGCTACCTGGGCGAGCGGAGCATCGGGCACCAGGATCCGGGCGCGACCTCGTCGGCGCTGCTGCTGGGTGCGCTGGCGGACGTGGCGGACGCGTCGGGCGGTCAGCGGTGA
- a CDS encoding PTS-dependent dihydroxyacetone kinase phosphotransferase subunit DhaM produces MTGAGSGLVGIVLVSHSAPVAEAVAELARGLAVGGPDAPMAPVAAAGGTADGGLGTSAERILAAAREVDRGAGVALLADLGSSVLTVKALLADDELPPGSRLVDAPFLEGAVAAMVAASAGVPLPAVESAAAEAYAYRKA; encoded by the coding sequence GTGACGGGCGCGGGTTCCGGCCTGGTCGGCATCGTGCTGGTCTCGCACAGCGCGCCGGTCGCCGAGGCGGTTGCCGAGCTGGCGCGGGGCCTCGCGGTGGGCGGCCCCGATGCCCCGATGGCCCCGGTGGCGGCGGCGGGCGGAACGGCCGACGGCGGCCTCGGCACGAGCGCGGAGCGGATCCTCGCAGCCGCGCGGGAGGTGGACCGGGGCGCCGGGGTCGCCCTCCTGGCGGACCTCGGCAGCTCCGTACTGACGGTCAAGGCCCTGCTGGCGGATGACGAACTTCCTCCGGGATCCCGGCTGGTGGACGCCCCCTTCCTGGAGGGAGCGGTGGCGGCGATGGTCGCCGCCTCCGCGGGAGTCCCCCTGCCGGCGGTCGAATCCGCCGCCGCCGAGGCATACGCGTACCGCAAGGCCTGA
- a CDS encoding RNA-binding S4 domain-containing protein codes for MADEASGTGTETGSVRVDAWIWSVRLTKTRSTAATACRAGHVRVNGERAKPAQPVRAGDEVRLFHAGRERIVVVRRPVSKRVGAPVAAECLIDKSPPPPTPVEAAVVGIRDRGAGRPTKRERREIETLRGRQ; via the coding sequence ATGGCTGATGAGGCATCGGGAACAGGGACGGAAACGGGATCCGTGCGCGTGGACGCGTGGATCTGGTCCGTACGCCTGACGAAGACCCGCTCGACCGCGGCGACCGCCTGCCGGGCGGGGCACGTGAGGGTCAACGGGGAGCGCGCCAAGCCCGCGCAGCCCGTACGCGCGGGTGACGAGGTACGGCTCTTCCACGCCGGCCGCGAGCGGATCGTCGTGGTCCGCCGGCCCGTGTCCAAGCGGGTGGGCGCTCCGGTCGCCGCCGAGTGCCTGATCGACAAGAGTCCGCCGCCGCCGACCCCCGTCGAGGCCGCGGTGGTGGGCATCCGCGACCGCGGTGCCGGCCGCCCCACGAAGCGCGAGCGCCGGGAGATCGAGACCCTGCGCGGCCGCCAGTAG
- the modA gene encoding molybdate ABC transporter substrate-binding protein codes for MSPTPHLTRRRAAAAALTAALLFPLAACGDDGGDKKPAADASAGASAPGSGAPGAANLTVLAASSLTDVFKAAGAAYEKAHPGTKVTFSFAGSQELAAQVKQGAPADALVTADTKTMDGVKAETGEAKVIAKNRLVIATGKGNPFKIAGLKDLADTKIKVVLAAPEVPVGRYSKEILDKQGVTVKPVSQEPNVRAVLSKVELGEADAGLVYKTDSAKSGDKVVAVEVPDEQNAVASYPAATLKQSKNPEAAAAFVAWLSTPEAQKILQDAGFQQA; via the coding sequence ATGTCCCCGACGCCGCACCTGACCCGCCGCCGTGCCGCTGCCGCCGCGCTGACCGCCGCTCTGCTCTTCCCGCTGGCCGCCTGCGGCGACGACGGCGGCGACAAGAAGCCCGCCGCCGACGCCTCCGCCGGAGCCTCTGCACCGGGCTCCGGCGCGCCCGGGGCGGCGAACCTCACCGTCCTCGCCGCCTCCTCCCTCACGGACGTCTTCAAGGCCGCGGGTGCCGCCTACGAGAAGGCCCACCCCGGTACGAAGGTCACGTTCTCCTTCGCCGGTTCGCAGGAGCTCGCGGCGCAGGTCAAGCAGGGCGCGCCCGCCGACGCCCTGGTCACCGCCGACACCAAGACCATGGACGGGGTGAAGGCGGAGACGGGCGAGGCCAAGGTCATCGCCAAGAACCGCCTGGTCATCGCGACCGGCAAGGGCAACCCGTTCAAGATCGCCGGTCTCAAGGACCTCGCCGACACCAAGATCAAGGTCGTGCTGGCCGCACCCGAGGTCCCGGTCGGCCGCTACAGCAAGGAGATCCTGGACAAGCAGGGCGTCACGGTGAAGCCCGTCTCCCAGGAGCCCAACGTCCGCGCCGTGCTGAGCAAGGTCGAGCTGGGCGAGGCCGACGCGGGCCTCGTCTACAAGACGGACTCCGCCAAGTCCGGCGACAAGGTCGTCGCCGTGGAGGTCCCGGACGAGCAGAACGCGGTGGCCTCCTACCCGGCCGCCACGCTGAAGCAGTCCAAGAACCCCGAGGCCGCGGCCGCGTTCGTGGCCTGGCTGAGCACCCCGGAGGCCCAGAAGATCCTCCAGGACGCCGGTTTCCAGCAGGCGTAG
- a CDS encoding ABC transporter permease — protein MSRLRTRTRPPVALVLPALLAVAFLLLPLIGILTRTRWSELGAHLGSPGVVQALRLSLMVSFWALGLSLLLGVPLAWLLARVEFRGKAFVRSLVLLPMVLPPTVGGVALLLGFGRRGLLGPWLEGTFGVTLPFHTSGAVVAATFVAMPFLVISLEGALGGLRQSYEETAGSLGASPVRVFFTVTLPMVAPGLIAGAALTWARALGEFGATITFAGNLPGTTQTLPLQVYLLLQDQPEAATSVSLLLLVIAMAVLIALRGRWRGTPAPAAHGPGETQAAEAQPATDGRPVPAHSGEPGKPAADDAGHWPLHATVTGFNRLTLDAGPGTTIAVVGENGAGKTTLLRALLGLTPRAHAELRLGDTDVTALPPHKRQVAWVPQDGALFPHLSALANTAYGLRARRVPRAEARREAQAWLDRLGVGHLAQRRPAQLSGGQAQRVALARALATRPRLLLLDEPLAALDQTTRARVRHTLRTHLAGFGGVCLIVTHDPVEAVSLADRVLVLADGQTLQDAPPAEVSRHPRSPWVARMLGRNAWPGTASADGLTLAAGGRLVVAETLPEGSQALAIIAPEAVSVHRGRPGGSPRNVWPGTVREITAVGSRLRVLVASAEAPDLVAEITPGAAAELGIVDGAEVWTSVKATEVTLVRL, from the coding sequence GTGAGCAGACTCCGCACCCGCACCCGGCCCCCCGTGGCCCTGGTACTGCCGGCGCTGCTCGCCGTCGCGTTCCTGCTGCTGCCGCTGATCGGCATCCTCACCCGGACCCGGTGGAGCGAGCTCGGCGCCCACCTCGGCAGCCCAGGCGTGGTCCAGGCCCTGCGCCTCTCGCTCATGGTGTCCTTCTGGGCCCTCGGCCTCTCGCTGCTCCTCGGCGTACCGCTCGCCTGGCTGCTGGCGCGTGTGGAGTTCAGGGGCAAGGCCTTCGTACGCTCGCTCGTCCTGCTCCCCATGGTGCTGCCGCCGACCGTGGGCGGTGTGGCCCTGCTGCTGGGCTTCGGCCGACGCGGTCTGCTCGGGCCCTGGCTGGAGGGCACCTTCGGCGTCACGCTGCCGTTCCACACCTCGGGCGCCGTCGTCGCGGCCACCTTCGTGGCCATGCCGTTCCTCGTCATCAGCCTGGAAGGCGCCCTCGGCGGGCTCAGGCAGAGCTACGAGGAGACGGCCGGCTCCCTCGGCGCCTCGCCGGTCCGCGTGTTCTTCACCGTGACCCTGCCCATGGTGGCCCCCGGCCTGATAGCCGGCGCCGCCCTCACCTGGGCCCGTGCGCTCGGCGAGTTCGGCGCGACCATCACCTTCGCCGGAAACCTGCCCGGCACCACCCAGACCCTTCCGCTCCAGGTGTACCTGCTGCTCCAGGACCAGCCCGAGGCCGCCACGTCCGTCTCCCTGCTGCTCCTCGTGATCGCCATGGCCGTGCTGATCGCCCTGCGCGGCCGCTGGAGGGGCACGCCCGCCCCCGCCGCCCACGGGCCCGGCGAGACGCAGGCCGCCGAGGCGCAGCCGGCGACCGACGGTCGCCCGGTACCCGCGCACTCCGGTGAACCGGGCAAGCCCGCGGCGGACGATGCCGGCCACTGGCCCCTGCACGCCACCGTCACCGGCTTCAACCGGCTCACCCTCGACGCCGGCCCCGGCACCACCATCGCCGTCGTCGGCGAGAACGGCGCCGGCAAGACCACCCTGCTGCGCGCCCTCCTCGGCCTGACCCCGCGGGCCCACGCCGAGCTCCGACTCGGCGACACCGACGTCACGGCGCTACCCCCGCACAAGCGGCAGGTCGCCTGGGTCCCGCAGGACGGCGCACTGTTCCCGCACCTGAGCGCCCTGGCCAACACGGCGTACGGGCTGCGCGCGCGCCGGGTGCCGCGCGCCGAAGCCCGCCGGGAGGCGCAGGCCTGGCTGGACCGGCTCGGCGTCGGGCACCTCGCCCAGCGCAGGCCCGCCCAGCTCTCCGGCGGCCAGGCCCAGCGCGTGGCCCTCGCCCGCGCCCTGGCCACCCGGCCCCGGCTGCTGTTGCTGGACGAACCGCTCGCCGCCCTCGACCAGACGACGCGGGCCCGCGTCCGGCACACGCTGCGCACGCATCTGGCCGGCTTCGGCGGGGTCTGCCTCATCGTCACGCACGATCCCGTCGAGGCGGTCTCACTGGCCGACCGGGTCCTCGTCCTGGCCGACGGGCAGACCCTCCAGGACGCGCCGCCCGCCGAGGTGAGCCGGCATCCGCGCTCCCCGTGGGTGGCGCGGATGCTGGGGCGCAACGCCTGGCCGGGCACGGCGTCCGCCGACGGACTCACCCTGGCGGCGGGGGGCCGGCTGGTCGTCGCCGAGACGCTGCCCGAGGGGTCTCAGGCGCTCGCGATCATCGCCCCGGAGGCGGTGTCCGTGCATCGCGGCCGCCCGGGCGGCAGTCCCCGTAACGTCTGGCCGGGAACCGTACGGGAGATCACCGCGGTCGGCAGCCGGCTGCGCGTCCTGGTCGCCTCGGCCGAGGCACCCGACCTGGTCGCGGAGATCACCCCCGGCGCGGCCGCCGAACTGGGCATCGTCGACGGCGCCGAGGTGTGGACCAGCGTGAAGGCCACCGAGGTCACGCTGGTCCGCCTCTGA
- a CDS encoding acyltransferase family protein codes for MKLIPPLAQRTAAPPAAAHGARLGWLDALRGIAALIVALHHFDVLRMLPFGGMVWRNFDMGLFGVMLFFIVSGYIIPASLERRGDVRGFWIGRIFRIYPALIAAFVLSIMMLPDGDGSVALLRTGDDLASLVANGLMLQDLLGVINGMNVTWTLCYEMVFYFFVTALFTRGLHRHSGPIAVALAGVALAVGTAVGTQLVSAELGSTRQLLLIVTPIVLVGLAGVLSGNRMLTGTGALLLAGVGLVLVTLNSRAPAFETWMIFATMFAGTVVYRAQHGQLARVPALLSCGFVVVAGALVGRLYNHGEALDRTWSSGWKAWSIAYLAAWALFGIGFLLRGRRFPKALTWLGAISFSVYLLHIPLLRTIEPLVGVPPQPSSTLGRIAWTAIFLGAVLAVSYLMYRLVEMPMQRLGRRVQRAADRRWPRTAPEDRPQPRQSDGSGFEPAPAATG; via the coding sequence GTGAAGCTCATACCCCCACTTGCCCAGCGGACGGCTGCCCCACCAGCCGCCGCACACGGTGCCCGCCTCGGCTGGCTGGACGCGCTCCGCGGCATCGCCGCTCTGATCGTGGCACTGCACCACTTCGACGTGCTGAGGATGCTGCCCTTCGGGGGCATGGTCTGGCGGAACTTCGACATGGGCCTCTTCGGCGTCATGCTCTTCTTCATCGTCAGCGGCTACATCATCCCGGCCTCGCTGGAGCGGCGGGGTGACGTCCGGGGCTTCTGGATCGGCCGGATCTTCCGGATCTACCCGGCCCTGATCGCCGCCTTCGTCCTCTCGATCATGATGCTGCCGGACGGGGACGGCTCGGTCGCGCTGCTGCGCACCGGCGACGACCTGGCCTCGCTGGTCGCGAACGGCCTGATGCTCCAGGACCTGCTCGGCGTCATCAACGGCATGAACGTCACCTGGACGCTCTGCTACGAGATGGTCTTCTACTTCTTCGTCACCGCCCTCTTCACCCGCGGCCTGCACCGGCACAGCGGGCCGATCGCGGTGGCCCTCGCAGGCGTCGCCCTGGCGGTCGGGACGGCTGTCGGCACCCAGCTCGTGAGCGCGGAACTCGGCTCGACCCGTCAGCTCCTGCTGATCGTGACGCCGATCGTGCTCGTGGGCCTCGCCGGCGTGCTCAGCGGCAACCGCATGCTGACCGGGACGGGCGCCCTGCTGCTCGCCGGCGTCGGCCTGGTGCTGGTCACGCTCAACAGCCGGGCCCCCGCCTTCGAAACCTGGATGATCTTCGCGACCATGTTCGCCGGCACCGTGGTGTACCGGGCGCAGCACGGTCAGCTCGCCCGGGTCCCGGCCCTGCTCTCCTGCGGCTTCGTCGTCGTCGCGGGTGCGCTGGTCGGCCGGCTGTACAACCATGGCGAAGCCCTGGACCGGACCTGGTCGTCGGGCTGGAAGGCCTGGTCGATCGCCTACCTCGCCGCCTGGGCGCTCTTCGGTATCGGCTTCCTCCTCCGCGGGCGGCGCTTCCCCAAGGCGCTGACCTGGCTCGGAGCGATCAGCTTCTCGGTCTACCTGCTGCACATCCCGCTGCTGCGCACCATCGAACCGCTGGTGGGCGTTCCGCCGCAGCCGTCGTCCACGCTCGGCCGGATCGCCTGGACGGCGATCTTCCTCGGTGCCGTGCTGGCCGTCAGCTACCTCATGTACCGCCTGGTCGAGATGCCGATGCAGCGCCTCGGCCGACGCGTGCAGCGGGCGGCGGACCGCCGCTGGCCGCGCACCGCGCCGGAGGACCGGCCGCAGCCGCGGCAGTCGGACGGGTCCGGCTTCGAGCCGGCGCCCGCCGCCACGGGCTGA
- a CDS encoding alpha/beta fold hydrolase: MVNFVLVAGVWLGSWAWDEVAAELRSAGHGAHAVTLSGVAERQGVPAGQQTHVQDVVDEVERLGLRDVVLVGHSYAGIPVGQAAERIGDRLARVVFVDSAVAADGESFLDGWPDGRAIVEGSISRSGGFWEPQPAPDYAGQDLDAEQVTRIVARSTPHPGATLTEPAVLARPLGELPATYVKCLLDGPEPSPAVAELLTGERWRLVTMDTGHWPMFSRPGELARILLAEAEAGA; encoded by the coding sequence ATGGTGAACTTCGTGCTGGTGGCAGGCGTTTGGCTCGGATCGTGGGCGTGGGACGAGGTGGCGGCGGAGCTGAGATCGGCCGGGCACGGCGCCCATGCCGTGACGCTGTCGGGCGTCGCCGAGCGGCAGGGCGTACCGGCCGGGCAGCAGACCCACGTCCAGGACGTCGTGGACGAGGTCGAGCGCCTCGGTCTGCGCGATGTCGTCCTGGTCGGGCACAGCTATGCGGGCATACCGGTCGGCCAGGCCGCCGAGCGGATCGGCGACCGGCTGGCCCGGGTCGTCTTCGTCGACTCCGCCGTCGCGGCGGACGGGGAGTCGTTCCTCGACGGCTGGCCGGACGGGCGGGCGATCGTGGAGGGCTCGATCTCCCGGAGCGGCGGCTTCTGGGAGCCGCAGCCCGCGCCCGACTACGCGGGCCAGGACCTCGACGCCGAGCAGGTGACGCGGATCGTGGCCCGTTCGACCCCGCATCCCGGGGCCACGCTGACCGAGCCCGCCGTGCTGGCCCGCCCGCTGGGCGAGCTCCCGGCCACGTACGTCAAGTGCCTGCTCGACGGCCCCGAGCCGAGCCCGGCGGTGGCCGAGCTGCTGACCGGCGAGCGCTGGCGGCTGGTCACGATGGACACCGGGCACTGGCCGATGTTCTCGCGCCCGGGCGAGCTGGCGCGGATCCTGCTGGCCGAGGCGGAGGCCGGGGCGTAG
- a CDS encoding DUF4328 domain-containing protein gives MSFSPPGSPPPPGQPPYAGAAPYPAQPYPGQPYPGQPVYPGPPPPVDVLRSPRGLATALTVLLSVAAAVNLLSAGANLFAWSLMKDVIAAPGGVPEDTLNLSDVLTSLAGGFQLLAMLGTATVFIIWFHRVRSNGEIFRPDAFTLGRGWAIGAWFVPVGNLFLPFRVARQTWKASTQLDPDGSYRHVSSAPLTAWWVVWVVAACTDRVFSRMYKLAETPQALRDASVVGIVSDLLAVAAAVLAVLFVRKLTALQNVKAAQGPYAAV, from the coding sequence ATGTCCTTCAGCCCGCCCGGCTCACCGCCGCCGCCCGGCCAGCCGCCGTACGCCGGGGCCGCCCCGTACCCGGCCCAGCCCTACCCGGGGCAGCCGTACCCGGGGCAGCCCGTGTACCCCGGTCCGCCGCCGCCCGTCGACGTCCTGCGCTCTCCGCGGGGCCTCGCGACCGCCCTGACCGTGCTGCTGTCCGTCGCGGCCGCGGTCAACCTGCTCTCGGCCGGCGCCAACCTGTTCGCCTGGTCACTGATGAAGGACGTCATCGCGGCCCCCGGCGGGGTCCCGGAGGACACGCTCAACCTGTCGGACGTCCTCACCAGCCTGGCCGGGGGTTTCCAGCTCCTGGCGATGCTCGGCACGGCGACCGTCTTCATCATCTGGTTCCACCGCGTGCGGAGCAACGGCGAGATCTTCCGCCCCGACGCCTTCACGCTGGGGCGCGGATGGGCCATCGGCGCCTGGTTCGTCCCCGTCGGCAATCTGTTCCTCCCCTTCCGCGTCGCGCGGCAGACGTGGAAGGCCAGCACCCAGCTCGATCCCGACGGTTCCTACCGCCACGTTTCCAGCGCTCCCCTCACGGCCTGGTGGGTGGTGTGGGTCGTCGCGGCCTGCACGGACCGCGTCTTCTCCCGGATGTACAAGCTGGCCGAGACCCCCCAGGCCCTTCGCGATGCCTCCGTCGTCGGCATCGTCTCCGACCTCCTCGCCGTCGCCGCCGCCGTGCTCGCCGTCCTCTTCGTCCGCAAGCTCACGGCTCTGCAGAACGTCAAGGCCGCGCAGGGACCGTACGCCGCGGTCTGA
- a CDS encoding SpoIIE family protein phosphatase, whose amino-acid sequence MAQRGQNPEVDWPARPDTSLALNRMGTFDWDLDSGRMYLDPTALEVLDLRPDEFDGTSAGLRPRVPPSDAARLDARVAQALKDGRSHYGAYVRSRRRDGTRTWIHIQGHIMRDRQGRPYRVIGILRDAAHDPGEPGSGGDDAEGRRRMTGVVERTTAILAHARTVNDVTDILKDPQALGHLGAVSVMLGVVDGGRIHLVAEGQLGSYVPEIEYTRIDAGFPMSEAVRTMQPVFIASREEFQTRYPLLWPYIEPLSVRSGVYLPLIAQGRAIGALGLLYTRDGHFTAEERNLLMALGSGIAQSLQRAMLFEQEHDLAEGLQRAMLPRRIPAVAGALIAVRYRSARMGRDIGGDWYDVIPLGEGRVGVMIGDVEGHDTDAAAVMGQLRIVLRAYIAEGHTPGTAMARASAFLRDLDTERFATCTYAEVDLNSGMLRMVRAGHLDPVVRRGDGSCHRIQVAGGLPLGLPAREQSGTGSGYPVTSLELHPGDTLLLCTDGLIERPGADPDSGMREFMAAVHSGPIDVEELADVLCDLVGDAGGGDDMALLVLRRRGTPAGRGGGPLRQRLEPGDTEGPAMARHLIRAAVAAWGARERADEIELAADELMTNALVHTEGGGHVGMRLMADGRIRIEVEDSSSALPRRREAGDWAVSGRGLMLVDQLADAWGVEPRGGGKCVWCEFAVAAPEREIAG is encoded by the coding sequence ATGGCCCAGAGGGGACAGAACCCCGAGGTCGACTGGCCCGCGCGGCCGGATACGAGCCTTGCGCTCAACCGCATGGGCACGTTCGACTGGGACCTCGACAGCGGGCGGATGTACCTGGATCCGACCGCCCTCGAGGTGCTTGACCTGCGCCCGGACGAGTTCGACGGGACCAGCGCGGGGCTGCGCCCGCGCGTCCCGCCGTCCGACGCGGCCCGGCTCGACGCCCGGGTCGCGCAGGCCCTCAAGGACGGCCGCAGCCACTACGGGGCCTACGTCCGCAGCCGACGCCGCGACGGGACCCGGACCTGGATCCACATCCAGGGGCACATCATGCGGGACCGGCAGGGGCGCCCGTACCGCGTCATCGGGATCCTCCGTGACGCCGCCCACGACCCCGGCGAGCCGGGCTCCGGCGGGGACGATGCCGAGGGGCGGCGCCGGATGACCGGTGTCGTCGAGCGGACCACGGCCATCCTCGCCCACGCCCGCACCGTCAACGACGTCACCGACATCCTCAAGGACCCGCAGGCCCTCGGACACCTCGGCGCGGTCAGCGTGATGCTCGGCGTCGTCGACGGCGGGCGCATCCACCTGGTCGCGGAGGGACAGCTGGGCTCGTACGTGCCCGAGATCGAATACACGCGGATCGACGCGGGGTTCCCGATGAGCGAGGCCGTCCGCACCATGCAGCCGGTCTTCATCGCCTCACGGGAGGAGTTCCAGACGCGCTACCCGCTGCTGTGGCCGTACATCGAGCCGCTGTCCGTCCGCAGCGGGGTCTACCTGCCGCTGATCGCCCAGGGGCGGGCCATCGGCGCACTCGGGCTGCTCTACACGCGCGACGGCCACTTCACCGCCGAGGAGCGGAACCTCCTGATGGCGCTCGGCAGCGGCATCGCGCAGAGCCTCCAGCGCGCGATGCTCTTCGAGCAGGAGCACGACCTCGCGGAAGGGCTCCAGCGGGCCATGCTGCCCCGCCGGATCCCCGCGGTGGCGGGTGCGCTGATCGCCGTACGGTACCGGTCCGCCCGGATGGGGCGGGACATCGGCGGCGACTGGTACGACGTGATCCCGCTCGGCGAGGGCCGGGTCGGGGTGATGATCGGGGACGTGGAGGGGCACGACACGGACGCGGCCGCCGTCATGGGCCAGCTGCGCATCGTGCTGCGCGCGTACATCGCGGAGGGGCACACCCCCGGCACGGCGATGGCGCGGGCCTCGGCCTTTCTGCGCGACCTGGACACGGAGCGGTTCGCCACGTGCACGTACGCCGAGGTGGACCTCAACAGCGGAATGCTCAGGATGGTCCGCGCCGGGCACCTCGACCCGGTCGTGCGGCGCGGGGACGGCAGCTGCCACCGGATCCAGGTGGCCGGCGGCCTGCCCCTCGGGCTGCCGGCCCGTGAGCAGTCCGGGACCGGCTCGGGCTACCCGGTCACCAGCCTGGAGCTGCACCCGGGCGACACGCTGCTGCTGTGCACGGACGGCCTGATCGAACGGCCCGGTGCGGACCCCGACAGCGGGATGCGGGAGTTCATGGCCGCGGTCCACAGCGGCCCGATCGACGTGGAGGAACTCGCCGACGTGCTGTGCGACCTGGTCGGCGACGCGGGCGGCGGCGACGACATGGCCCTGCTCGTCCTGCGCCGCCGCGGCACGCCCGCCGGGCGCGGCGGCGGTCCGCTGCGCCAGCGGCTGGAACCGGGCGACACGGAGGGCCCGGCGATGGCCCGCCACCTGATCCGGGCGGCGGTGGCCGCCTGGGGGGCGCGGGAGCGGGCCGACGAGATCGAACTGGCGGCGGACGAGCTGATGACCAACGCCCTGGTCCACACGGAGGGCGGCGGCCACGTCGGCATGCGGCTGATGGCGGACGGGCGGATCCGGATCGAGGTCGAGGACTCCAGCAGCGCCCTGCCTCGTCGGCGCGAGGCGGGCGACTGGGCGGTCTCGGGGCGCGGGCTGATGCTGGTGGATCAGCTCGCGGACGCCTGGGGCGTGGAGCCCCGGGGCGGCGGCAAATGCGTGTGGTGCGAGTTCGCCGTCGCCGCCCCGGAGCGCGAGATCGCCGGGTGA
- a CDS encoding DUF6777 domain-containing protein encodes MAVAAAVAVAVVLTRPSGTPGTGGELFLQPAGSAGKDPFTESTATTQGVQEPRPTPTSSEPVTGTINTRSVSGSQPGLYGGTQDLASCDVEKQIKELAAVPAKNSAFASALGIQPADVPQYLRSLTPVQLRMDTRVTNHGYKDGVATPYQAVLEAGTAVLVDSRGVPRVRCACGNPLGPPVPLKPYSRRYGQPWAAYRPQGVVVIAPSETVVDRIVIYDHANHSWYERGRGPTPGRDKPVPPPVLPSPPVTASPPTTSPGVPATPTAATGKPTEATGTPTEATGTPTEHTGAPTETTGAPTETTGAPTETTGAPTEATGTPAETTGAPAEDIIPPTDEPEIPTVLPPPALTDRTATPTGTATTSSGPPAPPSPSSTEPASPSP; translated from the coding sequence CGGCACGGGCGGCGAGCTCTTCCTGCAGCCGGCCGGGTCCGCCGGAAAGGACCCCTTCACCGAGTCGACGGCGACGACCCAGGGCGTCCAGGAGCCCCGGCCCACTCCCACCAGCTCCGAGCCCGTGACGGGCACCATCAACACCCGCTCCGTCAGCGGCTCCCAGCCGGGCCTGTACGGCGGCACCCAGGACCTGGCCAGCTGCGACGTCGAGAAGCAGATCAAGGAGCTGGCGGCGGTGCCCGCGAAGAACAGTGCCTTCGCCTCGGCCCTGGGGATCCAGCCCGCGGACGTCCCGCAGTACCTGCGCTCCCTCACCCCGGTCCAGCTGCGGATGGACACCCGGGTTACCAACCACGGTTACAAGGACGGCGTGGCGACCCCCTACCAGGCCGTGCTCGAGGCGGGGACGGCCGTGCTGGTGGACAGCAGAGGGGTGCCCCGCGTGCGGTGCGCCTGCGGGAACCCGCTGGGGCCGCCGGTGCCCCTCAAGCCCTACTCGCGGCGGTACGGGCAGCCGTGGGCCGCGTACCGCCCGCAGGGCGTCGTGGTCATCGCGCCTTCCGAGACGGTCGTCGACAGGATCGTGATCTACGACCACGCGAACCACAGCTGGTACGAGCGCGGCCGCGGCCCGACTCCGGGCCGCGACAAGCCCGTCCCGCCACCGGTGCTCCCGAGCCCGCCGGTGACCGCTTCCCCGCCCACCACGTCGCCCGGCGTGCCCGCGACCCCCACCGCGGCCACGGGCAAGCCGACCGAAGCCACGGGCACGCCCACCGAAGCCACTGGTACGCCGACCGAACACACGGGCGCGCCCACCGAGACCACGGGCGCGCCCACCGAGACCACGGGCGCGCCCACCGAGACCACGGGCGCGCCGACCGAAGCCACGGGCACGCCCGCCGAGACCACGGGCGCGCCCGCCGAGGACATCATTCCGCCGACCGACGAGCCCGAGATACCCACGGTGTTGCCGCCGCCGGCGCTGACGGACCGGACCGCTACGCCGACCGGGACCGCGACCACGAGCTCCGGTCCGCCCGCCCCGCCGTCCCCTTCCAGCACGGAGCCGGCCTCGCCGTCCCCCTAG